One Paenibacillus crassostreae DNA segment encodes these proteins:
- a CDS encoding MoxR family ATPase has protein sequence MSTPSMNQNEISSELLNRMISRVSTVMVGKEAEIRLVLISMLSRGHILLEDVPGVGKTLLVRAIAACMGGSFGRIQFTYDLMPSDITGISIYHSHSGLFEFKAGPILSNVVLADEINRASPRTQSALLEAMEEKKVTVDGTTYPLPRPFTLLATQNPLQFEGTYRLPEAQLDRFLMRISLGYPTPEQEMEMLSRMQMTHPLERVRPVIMVEEMEVMQREVQSVFVDDSIKQLLVTVAAESRHHPKLHLGISPRGTLAWMVASQAAAYMNGRMYVTPDDIKETAIAVLSHRMVVQSHNRLEDVTGEEVVLELISRISMSPQRSRSGRRS, from the coding sequence TTGTCTACTCCATCTATGAATCAAAATGAGATTTCATCAGAACTATTAAATAGAATGATTTCGAGAGTGAGCACGGTAATGGTTGGCAAAGAGGCTGAGATCCGTCTTGTACTGATCTCCATGTTAAGTCGTGGACATATCTTATTAGAAGATGTTCCAGGTGTAGGAAAGACACTGTTAGTTCGGGCAATCGCAGCCTGTATGGGGGGATCTTTCGGGCGTATTCAGTTTACTTATGATCTAATGCCTTCTGATATTACAGGTATATCGATCTATCATTCCCATAGTGGTCTCTTTGAATTTAAGGCAGGACCAATCTTATCTAATGTAGTATTAGCAGATGAGATCAATCGTGCATCTCCAAGAACGCAATCGGCTTTACTTGAAGCAATGGAGGAAAAGAAGGTGACCGTTGATGGTACAACTTATCCATTACCACGGCCTTTCACGCTCTTAGCAACTCAGAATCCTCTTCAATTTGAAGGCACATATCGATTACCGGAAGCACAACTTGATCGCTTCCTCATGAGGATTAGTCTTGGATACCCAACTCCTGAGCAAGAGATGGAAATGTTATCACGGATGCAGATGACACATCCTCTAGAGCGTGTAAGACCTGTGATCATGGTTGAAGAGATGGAAGTAATGCAACGAGAAGTACAAAGTGTATTTGTGGATGACTCTATCAAACAGTTACTAGTTACTGTTGCAGCTGAATCACGTCATCATCCCAAACTTCATCTTGGGATAAGTCCACGGGGGACGTTAGCTTGGATGGTTGCTTCACAAGCTGCAGCCTACATGAATGGAAGAATGTATGTGACACCAGATGATATTAAAGAGACCGCCATTGCTGTCCTTTCTCATCGTATGGTGGTTCAATCCCACAACCGGTTGGAGGATGTTACTGGAGAAGAAGTTGTGTTGGAGTTAATATCTAGAATTAGTATGTCTCCGCAACGCAGTCGGAGCGGGAGACGCTCATGA
- a CDS encoding DedA family protein: MEILRWIQTLFEEHGYLVLFIGLLLEFVALPFPGETTMAYAGYLSYLGTLHFGWLLILSFLGTTIGITITYFIGLKAGLPFINRFGKWLFLSPHKLEKPRIWFSKYGHGLIFIGYFIPGVRHFTGYFSGLNALPFRKFALYAYGGALFWVILFLGLGKIFGPQWSVVFHLVELYSLWIFSGLGIIVLMLIIYRFREKVRHIVFVKKNKKKVKRSS; encoded by the coding sequence TTGGAAATACTTCGTTGGATTCAAACTCTATTTGAGGAACACGGCTATCTCGTTTTATTTATAGGCTTATTATTAGAGTTTGTCGCTCTCCCCTTTCCAGGAGAAACAACTATGGCTTATGCAGGTTATCTTTCCTATCTGGGTACGCTCCATTTCGGATGGCTTCTAATTCTATCCTTTTTGGGTACAACTATCGGTATAACCATCACTTATTTCATTGGTCTAAAAGCGGGTCTACCTTTTATAAATAGATTTGGGAAGTGGTTGTTCCTGTCTCCTCACAAATTAGAAAAACCGAGGATATGGTTTAGCAAATACGGACATGGTCTGATCTTTATCGGCTATTTTATTCCTGGTGTCCGACATTTCACAGGGTATTTCTCGGGCTTGAATGCTCTCCCCTTTCGTAAGTTTGCCCTATACGCATATGGTGGCGCACTATTTTGGGTCATTCTCTTCCTTGGTCTCGGTAAAATATTCGGTCCACAATGGTCCGTTGTCTTCCATTTAGTAGAGTTATATTCTCTTTGGATCTTCTCTGGACTCGGTATTATTGTACTTATGTTGATCATATATCGCTTCCGTGAAAAAGTGAGACACATTGTGTTTGTTAAAAAAAACAAGAAAAAAGTTAAACGTTCATCATAG
- the guaA gene encoding glutamine-hydrolyzing GMP synthase codes for MKANEIIVVLDFGGQYNQLIARRIRDLGVYSELLPYNTPAEKIRELSPKGIVFSGGPSSVYEENAPHVDPAIYDLNVPILGICYGMQLMAHQLEGKVERSSKREYGKADLQFGSQTTLLKGLELNQTVWMSHGDHVVELPVGFILDAGTESAPIAAMSNVEKKLYAVQFHPEVQHSVNGNEMIRNFLYEVCECEGNWTMESFVEDKVREIRELVGQDKVLCALSGGVDSSVVARLIHRAIGDQLTCMFIDHGLLRKGEAESVMETFVGKFDMKVVKVDARDRFMSKLKGVDDPEQKRKIIGNEFIYVFEEESGQFDDFKYLAQGTLYTDIVESGTATAQTIKSHHNVGGLPEDMKFKLIEPLNTLFKDEVRKVGEECGLPTEIVWRQPFPGPGLAIRVLGEVTEDKLTIVRDSDYILREEIAKAGLDREIWQYFTALPNMKSVGVMGDARTYSYTVGIRAVTSIDGMTADWARIPWDVLEKISVRIVNEVDNVNRIVYDITSKPPATIEWE; via the coding sequence ATGAAAGCAAATGAAATCATCGTAGTCCTAGATTTCGGAGGACAATATAATCAATTGATAGCAAGACGTATCCGAGATCTGGGTGTTTATAGCGAGTTGTTACCATACAACACACCAGCTGAGAAGATCCGAGAACTTTCTCCAAAGGGAATTGTATTCTCAGGTGGACCTTCCAGTGTATATGAAGAAAATGCACCACATGTTGATCCGGCTATTTATGATTTGAACGTTCCAATCCTAGGTATTTGCTATGGAATGCAGCTTATGGCACATCAGCTTGAAGGAAAAGTAGAGCGTTCTTCTAAGCGGGAATATGGTAAGGCAGATTTACAATTTGGATCTCAAACTACGCTTCTTAAAGGGTTAGAGTTGAATCAGACTGTATGGATGAGTCACGGAGACCATGTAGTGGAGCTTCCAGTTGGATTTATTCTTGATGCAGGGACGGAATCTGCTCCAATTGCAGCGATGAGTAACGTTGAGAAGAAGTTGTACGCTGTACAGTTCCATCCAGAAGTTCAGCATTCTGTAAATGGTAACGAGATGATCCGTAACTTCCTATACGAAGTGTGCGAATGTGAAGGTAATTGGACGATGGAATCTTTTGTTGAGGATAAGGTTCGTGAGATTCGTGAACTTGTTGGACAAGATAAAGTACTGTGCGCGCTTAGCGGAGGCGTAGATTCATCTGTTGTGGCAAGATTGATCCACAGAGCTATAGGTGATCAATTAACCTGTATGTTCATCGACCACGGCTTATTGCGTAAAGGTGAAGCTGAGAGTGTAATGGAGACTTTCGTAGGTAAATTTGATATGAAAGTTGTTAAAGTTGATGCGCGTGATCGTTTTATGTCCAAGCTTAAAGGCGTGGATGATCCCGAGCAGAAACGTAAAATCATTGGTAATGAATTTATTTATGTATTCGAAGAAGAATCAGGTCAGTTCGATGACTTCAAATACTTAGCTCAAGGCACACTGTATACGGATATCGTAGAGAGTGGAACAGCTACAGCACAAACGATTAAATCTCATCACAATGTTGGTGGACTTCCAGAAGACATGAAATTCAAACTTATTGAGCCATTAAATACTTTATTTAAAGATGAAGTCCGCAAAGTTGGGGAAGAATGTGGTCTACCAACTGAGATCGTATGGCGTCAACCTTTCCCTGGACCAGGTCTTGCTATTCGTGTATTGGGAGAAGTAACGGAAGACAAGCTTACGATTGTACGTGATTCGGATTATATTCTACGTGAAGAAATTGCAAAAGCAGGATTAGATCGTGAGATATGGCAGTACTTTACGGCTCTTCCTAACATGAAGAGTGTTGGTGTCATGGGAGATGCTCGTACTTATTCTTACACTGTTGGGATTCGTGCCGTAACATCCATTGATGGAATGACTGCTGACTGGGCGCGTATTCCATGGGATGTACTTGAGAAAATCTCAGTGCGTATCGTAAATGAAGTGGATAATGTTAACCGTATTGTGTATGACATTACCTCTAAGCCACCGGCGACGATTGAGTGGGAGTAA
- a CDS encoding DUF58 domain-containing protein, translating to MRYRWLEWAFAFGWLGVLTTLFQWYGGATVWFLIVLSTLFIVGGLVTQWFGARSIEVKRYITPSRPIAGTELEIEVCIKYRSILPLPWMSVTDYFTEGNFCKVWFPGWHRTFTYSYNLQNVPRGIVTFQVCQVEWGGLFGWFKNSRMIPCDESIIVLPLPIMVAMEEGITSNDWRAGELEITKRHLIGHWGLEIRDYRVGDPLSRIHWKSSARLGRMQSRLPEDELDQELWIILDQSAESYRGMSASIDIQNHKAEHLFEWAVSFVAGLFQTADKDGMHAELIVEKKVPIPNTFTVSAYQSNLMTLALIELNGTKRIENILEETMGFLQYGGRVAVVTGFLQEESIQVIVNMQHQGIHIDVYSVLPSMALLELKGDVSERIRQVRMENILLSLGVRFYRLNVSLSEKENNVDIFLSKEVRRLSGS from the coding sequence ATGAGGTATAGATGGCTTGAATGGGCTTTTGCTTTCGGATGGTTAGGTGTCTTAACTACGCTATTTCAATGGTATGGGGGAGCAACAGTATGGTTCCTGATAGTTCTGAGTACCTTATTTATTGTGGGGGGACTTGTTACACAATGGTTTGGTGCTCGCAGTATTGAGGTTAAGCGGTATATTACTCCATCGCGTCCTATTGCGGGAACAGAATTAGAAATTGAGGTGTGTATTAAATATCGGTCTATATTGCCTCTTCCTTGGATGAGTGTCACAGATTATTTCACCGAGGGGAATTTTTGTAAAGTATGGTTTCCAGGCTGGCATCGAACCTTTACCTATTCGTATAATCTTCAGAATGTACCCAGAGGGATTGTCACTTTTCAAGTCTGCCAAGTAGAGTGGGGTGGACTATTTGGTTGGTTCAAGAATAGCCGAATGATACCTTGTGATGAAAGTATTATTGTACTTCCTTTGCCTATTATGGTTGCTATGGAAGAAGGAATAACTAGTAATGATTGGAGAGCAGGCGAACTGGAAATAACGAAACGCCATTTGATCGGTCATTGGGGGTTAGAAATCCGTGATTATAGGGTAGGGGACCCATTAAGTAGAATCCATTGGAAGAGTTCAGCGCGTCTTGGTCGTATGCAAAGCCGTCTTCCAGAGGATGAATTAGACCAAGAGTTGTGGATCATTCTGGATCAATCAGCTGAGAGTTATAGAGGAATGAGCGCAAGCATAGATATTCAAAATCACAAGGCAGAGCATTTATTTGAATGGGCCGTTTCGTTTGTTGCGGGTCTGTTTCAAACAGCCGATAAAGATGGAATGCATGCAGAGCTTATTGTTGAGAAGAAAGTCCCTATTCCGAATACGTTTACAGTATCAGCCTACCAGTCCAATCTGATGACTCTCGCTCTGATCGAATTGAATGGAACGAAAAGAATAGAAAACATCTTGGAGGAAACAATGGGATTTTTACAATATGGGGGTAGAGTTGCTGTAGTGACAGGGTTTTTACAAGAAGAATCTATCCAAGTGATAGTCAACATGCAGCATCAGGGAATCCATATCGATGTATATTCCGTCCTGCCCTCAATGGCTTTATTAGAATTGAAGGGGGATGTTTCAGAACGAATCAGACAAGTCAGAATGGAAAATATACTCCTTTCTTTAGGAGTTAGATTCTATAGGTTAAATGTATCTTTATCAGAGAAAGAGAATAATGTGGATATCTTTTTAAGCAAGGAGGTGAGAAGGCTTAGTGGTTCATAA
- a CDS encoding transglutaminase-like domain-containing protein produces MVHNLLYRTLLSILLMGLFMEWLYPLQFLDNDSISTSFIFILYGLSALNLLLGIFQWKQWIRIPIYLTIIAGAWGLLFEKGRGFEWYLSVGGILQHDVTIVIQEWSLSTLGAETRTLILILGWGILVTTVQSLALDRSSIGLFAGASIIYLLCLEALLGLEVFADIVRTSLLLMVLIAMLSLSRLREHSSTPHEFLNLRYVQWFISVCIVVSMAVCVAWIGDKVVSAEPTKKVNLEAAMDTFKDWTGLSMYRHTSKQATTGYGAGEGDMGAPLQVSNEIVFTAVSPISTYWKGETFGYYDGRRWAEPQVYFQSIDMKGEIQGSYRTEEREKESIIQTLNFIPSKTGEFPLFNGGNIERVLNITTENGEKPIYLLHDEISDTLKFPAATGSSPVKNYQIEVAIPLIQTNVLRNSSGPDLESVTERYLQLPEELPLRVKVLGNEITTHMTNRYDAVVAIETFLKNQYTYSLKTSVPPSNEDFVDHFLFQSKIGYCNHFATSMVILLRSQDIPARFVKGYSPGMLETGSQDTYVIKSLNAHSWVEVYFPQIGWIPFDPTPGFSTIHEKSEPIIINNQNAESKNIVDSVVDVYTNLVHFFGKIFINLQYSLTPEVAYMLIGMNLAVVLIIASVWRIYQGRRYFFLWRLRFITRNTFPQKEQMLKASWIVWDEFERKFGCIPQGITVREYIYSIQDENLRKEILQFTEQWERITYGETSINRTYSILFLQRCTQLAHLLSN; encoded by the coding sequence GTGGTTCATAATCTCCTTTATCGAACACTACTTTCTATACTTCTTATGGGATTGTTTATGGAATGGTTGTATCCACTTCAATTCTTGGATAACGATTCCATCAGCACTTCGTTCATATTTATTTTATATGGTTTATCTGCGTTGAATTTACTTCTAGGGATATTCCAATGGAAGCAATGGATTCGTATTCCGATATATCTTACGATCATTGCGGGTGCGTGGGGGCTTCTTTTTGAAAAAGGCAGAGGATTCGAATGGTACCTATCTGTTGGGGGTATTCTTCAACATGATGTTACGATTGTGATCCAGGAGTGGAGTTTATCGACTCTTGGCGCAGAGACTCGAACATTGATTCTAATCTTAGGATGGGGCATTCTTGTTACAACAGTGCAGTCATTAGCGCTTGACCGGTCAAGCATTGGGCTTTTTGCGGGAGCATCTATCATTTATTTATTATGTTTAGAAGCTTTGTTAGGACTGGAGGTGTTCGCTGATATTGTTCGCACATCTCTACTCTTGATGGTTCTTATAGCGATGCTTTCATTATCTAGGCTCCGTGAACATTCATCAACTCCTCATGAGTTTCTTAATCTACGGTATGTACAGTGGTTTATTTCTGTTTGTATTGTGGTTAGTATGGCCGTATGTGTAGCTTGGATAGGAGACAAAGTTGTTTCTGCTGAACCTACAAAGAAGGTGAACTTAGAAGCTGCGATGGATACATTTAAAGATTGGACAGGCTTATCTATGTATCGTCATACCTCAAAGCAAGCTACGACAGGTTACGGTGCAGGTGAAGGAGATATGGGTGCACCTTTACAAGTATCTAATGAGATTGTGTTCACAGCGGTATCACCCATATCGACTTACTGGAAAGGGGAAACCTTTGGATATTACGATGGACGCCGTTGGGCTGAGCCTCAAGTATATTTCCAGTCGATTGATATGAAGGGTGAAATACAAGGCAGTTACAGAACCGAAGAGCGTGAAAAGGAATCTATCATTCAAACTCTAAATTTCATTCCCTCTAAGACAGGTGAATTTCCTTTGTTTAATGGTGGCAATATAGAAAGGGTTCTGAATATCACAACTGAGAACGGAGAAAAACCCATTTATCTGTTACATGATGAAATTTCAGATACATTAAAGTTTCCAGCAGCGACTGGTTCAAGTCCAGTTAAGAATTATCAAATCGAAGTGGCTATACCTTTGATTCAAACTAATGTATTACGTAACAGTTCTGGTCCTGATCTTGAGTCAGTGACCGAACGGTATCTTCAATTGCCAGAAGAACTTCCCTTGCGTGTTAAAGTACTTGGTAATGAAATAACGACTCATATGACTAATCGTTATGATGCCGTGGTCGCAATAGAGACCTTCTTGAAGAATCAATATACATATTCATTGAAAACTAGCGTACCACCGTCGAATGAGGATTTCGTTGATCATTTCTTATTTCAGTCTAAAATTGGATATTGTAATCACTTTGCTACATCTATGGTTATACTTTTGAGGAGTCAAGACATTCCAGCCCGATTCGTTAAAGGCTATTCGCCAGGGATGCTTGAAACGGGTAGTCAAGATACCTACGTTATTAAATCGTTGAATGCTCATTCGTGGGTGGAGGTGTATTTTCCTCAAATAGGTTGGATTCCATTCGATCCAACTCCGGGATTCTCCACCATTCATGAAAAGTCAGAACCGATAATCATAAATAATCAGAATGCAGAAAGTAAGAATATAGTGGATTCAGTAGTTGATGTGTATACGAACTTGGTCCATTTCTTTGGCAAGATATTCATTAACTTGCAATATTCATTAACACCTGAAGTAGCATATATGCTAATTGGAATGAACTTGGCAGTAGTACTAATAATTGCGAGTGTATGGCGTATTTATCAAGGCCGTAGATATTTTTTTCTGTGGCGGTTACGTTTCATTACCCGAAATACCTTTCCTCAAAAGGAACAGATGTTGAAGGCGTCCTGGATTGTATGGGATGAGTTTGAGCGGAAATTTGGCTGTATTCCTCAGGGGATTACAGTAAGGGAGTACATTTATTCAATTCAGGATGAGAATCTAAGGAAAGAAATCCTCCAATTTACTGAACAATGGGAAAGAATTACCTACGGTGAGACTAGTATAAATCGTACGTATAGCATCTTATTTTTACAACGTTGCACACAACTAGCACATTTACTAAGTAATTAA
- a CDS encoding LysE family transporter, whose translation MNTFIGYIFLGLSLSAPMGPINAAQMDKGLKHGFIHAWVLGLGAIAADIFYMMLVYFGVVHFLNTPFIQTFLWLFGFFVLTYTGVESLIGAHKVTSNEMRSSENLSKSFLSGLFMSLFNPLSILFWLGIYGSVLAKAASMYNLYDLLLYSSAIIIGILIWDITMASVASTFRHLLTDRVQKLISYSSGLSLIGFGCYFGIQACKVLFL comes from the coding sequence ATGAATACTTTTATTGGATATATCTTTCTCGGTCTATCATTATCGGCACCAATGGGGCCAATCAATGCAGCTCAAATGGATAAAGGATTGAAGCACGGTTTCATACATGCATGGGTACTAGGTTTAGGTGCAATTGCAGCAGATATATTCTATATGATGTTAGTTTATTTTGGAGTAGTACATTTTCTCAATACGCCATTTATTCAGACCTTTCTGTGGTTATTTGGTTTCTTTGTACTAACATATACAGGTGTAGAAAGCTTAATTGGTGCACATAAAGTTACTTCAAATGAAATGAGAAGTAGTGAAAACTTAAGTAAATCATTTCTATCTGGTTTATTCATGTCATTGTTTAATCCGTTGTCTATATTATTTTGGTTAGGTATTTATGGTTCTGTATTAGCAAAGGCGGCATCAATGTACAATTTATACGATCTTTTATTATACAGTTCTGCAATCATTATAGGTATTCTAATCTGGGATATCACAATGGCGAGTGTGGCAAGTACCTTCCGACATTTATTAACGGATCGAGTTCAGAAACTTATATCATATTCATCTGGGCTGTCATTGATAGGCTTTGGATGTTATTTTGGCATTCAAGCTTGTAAAGTACTATTTTTGTGA
- a CDS encoding NCS2 family permease, which produces MDRFFKLKQNGTTVRTEIMAGLTTFMAMAYILSINPNTLTAFGQIDMGWYSVFLATALAAGIFTIAMGLFINFPVALAPGMGLNAYFASVVLSSATTDHPFTWQMGLTAVFISGLIFILLTITHIRQMLLDAIPDSLKHAITVGIGLFITVLGLKNSGLMAIGVEAGTDIPAHTYTEVLSFETVIHLGSLLDSNVQLALVGIILIAILMVLNVRGAILFGILGTTVIGILMGAVDFNTLSSPDNHWVPDFTQLNFVAFDWDGILHTGLVSAIVTFTFVELFDTFGTLVGTATRAGIMKDPVEGKKRVGKAMFVDAVAVTGGAMLGTSTTTAFVESSAGVAAGGRTGLTAVTTGVCFLLSLFLAPIAALIPGSATSAALIIVGVLMLQSIKEIDFMDMVVAIPAFLIIVMMPFTYNIANGISFGIVAYVILAAFGNLKEKKKYNIHWLMWVLAVLIILRYAFLGSAG; this is translated from the coding sequence ATGGATCGGTTTTTTAAACTGAAACAGAATGGTACCACAGTGCGTACTGAAATTATGGCTGGATTGACTACATTTATGGCAATGGCTTATATCTTGTCAATCAATCCGAACACGCTAACAGCTTTTGGTCAAATTGATATGGGGTGGTATTCCGTATTTTTGGCTACTGCACTAGCGGCAGGGATTTTCACCATAGCAATGGGTTTGTTTATTAATTTCCCGGTTGCTTTAGCGCCTGGTATGGGCTTGAATGCTTATTTCGCTTCTGTTGTATTGTCTTCAGCAACGACTGATCATCCTTTTACTTGGCAAATGGGCTTGACTGCAGTATTTATCTCTGGGTTAATCTTCATACTATTAACTATTACTCATATACGGCAGATGCTACTTGATGCTATCCCGGATAGCCTGAAACATGCCATTACAGTCGGAATTGGTTTGTTCATTACAGTTCTTGGTCTGAAGAACAGTGGACTTATGGCGATCGGTGTCGAAGCTGGAACCGATATTCCTGCACATACCTATACAGAGGTTCTTTCCTTTGAAACAGTAATTCATTTAGGTAGTCTTCTGGATTCGAATGTTCAATTAGCTCTTGTCGGAATTATTTTAATAGCTATATTAATGGTATTGAATGTTCGAGGTGCGATATTGTTCGGTATACTTGGTACAACGGTTATAGGCATTCTAATGGGTGCGGTAGACTTTAACACATTATCCAGTCCTGATAATCACTGGGTTCCTGATTTCACTCAGTTAAACTTTGTTGCCTTTGACTGGGATGGTATCTTGCATACGGGTCTTGTCTCCGCAATTGTAACGTTTACCTTTGTAGAGTTGTTTGATACATTTGGTACTTTGGTTGGTACGGCTACTCGTGCAGGAATTATGAAAGATCCAGTTGAAGGTAAAAAACGTGTAGGTAAAGCAATGTTTGTAGATGCAGTTGCTGTTACAGGTGGTGCAATGCTTGGGACTTCGACTACAACAGCTTTTGTTGAAAGTTCAGCGGGAGTAGCTGCAGGTGGACGTACAGGACTTACTGCTGTTACGACAGGCGTATGCTTCTTGTTGTCATTGTTCCTTGCACCGATAGCCGCATTGATTCCAGGATCAGCTACATCGGCAGCACTCATTATCGTAGGTGTACTTATGCTTCAATCAATTAAGGAAATCGACTTTATGGATATGGTAGTTGCCATTCCAGCCTTCTTAATTATTGTAATGATGCCTTTCACCTATAATATTGCTAATGGGATCTCGTTCGGGATCGTAGCTTATGTCATTTTAGCTGCTTTCGGCAATCTTAAGGAGAAGAAGAAATATAATATCCACTGGTTAATGTGGGTATTGGCGGTTCTGATTATTCTGCGGTATGCATTCTTGGGTAGTGCAGGTTAA
- a CDS encoding sigma-70 family RNA polymerase sigma factor — protein sequence MLIHKKIETQIELKAQCEDLYTILQKHCLSITNNRWDADDLTQETLAKTLSFYSSKCEPNITMPLLRTIARNSWIDELRKKSKLQLGPIDECGHEDQSSEDLQEGLEQLMERLTPKQLLAFVMKEGFMYSLSEIANRLQIKETAVKALLYRARQKSQEHPGDFSHYWLNISQDWFKNRLLQAVKYESPTVLEELIIAISEPTIQKRVNKEFRSPVCIKFQSLSPIQMAA from the coding sequence ATGTTAATCCACAAAAAAATTGAAACACAAATTGAACTAAAGGCACAATGTGAAGATCTATATACAATATTGCAAAAACACTGTCTCTCCATCACTAATAATCGTTGGGACGCTGACGATTTAACACAAGAGACCCTCGCTAAGACATTATCCTTCTATTCGTCTAAATGCGAACCCAATATCACCATGCCCCTACTGCGTACCATTGCGCGAAATTCATGGATTGACGAGTTGCGCAAAAAGTCTAAGTTACAGCTAGGGCCAATAGATGAATGTGGCCATGAAGATCAGAGCTCAGAAGATCTTCAAGAAGGGTTGGAACAGCTAATGGAGAGGTTAACTCCCAAGCAATTGTTAGCGTTCGTTATGAAGGAAGGCTTCATGTATTCATTGTCTGAGATAGCAAATAGACTACAGATCAAAGAAACAGCAGTCAAAGCACTCCTGTATCGGGCTCGCCAGAAATCCCAAGAACATCCCGGAGACTTTAGTCACTACTGGCTCAACATTTCTCAAGATTGGTTTAAAAATCGACTGCTCCAAGCGGTTAAATATGAGAGTCCCACCGTTCTAGAAGAACTGATTATTGCCATTAGTGAACCAACCATACAGAAACGTGTAAACAAAGAATTCCGTTCACCGGTCTGCATAAAGTTTCAATCATTATCGCCAATCCAAATGGCAGCATAA
- a CDS encoding polysaccharide deacetylase: MNLRWLNLDKHNLSFLIMILFISMVIFPVQLQEGQPHTLNPVETEVNSLLPQLSEEKTVELLSTSKTNAVKPITQKTVYLTFDDGPSKLTGQVLDILKEANVKGTFFVLGQQVHQYPELLTRTLEEGHAVGNHTYNHSYDELYKEFFPFWNQIKQTEDEINLITGFRPSLVRAPGGTAGHFDDTYFSLLKQGGYQVIDWNVDSGDSKRRSVPAQEIIKNATLEIQTDEVIVLMHDGGGHEETIKALPTIIKFYQDKGYKFDVLSSEQEPVQFKVSKSAQTLNRHQPSQSWIATHVIPNAALFAEGKRLVLEVGRMETSLEHGEYMITEDKIMVPLRITMDKLGVQVKWDAKNKQVMIQKGLETLQIHVSTGEWTVLNRKTNGLIVSRNVPMQLRGDTLWVPLRELLQETGHKDISISMNEEEWRVSTREATKIYLNQNL, from the coding sequence ATGAATTTACGATGGTTAAATTTGGATAAACACAATTTAAGTTTTTTGATCATGATTCTATTCATTTCAATGGTGATCTTCCCTGTACAATTGCAGGAAGGACAACCTCATACACTTAATCCAGTAGAAACAGAAGTTAATAGTTTGTTACCACAATTGTCTGAGGAAAAAACGGTAGAGTTATTGTCTACATCAAAGACTAATGCTGTTAAGCCAATTACACAAAAAACAGTATATCTTACATTTGACGATGGACCAAGTAAACTCACAGGCCAAGTACTTGATATTTTAAAAGAAGCTAATGTAAAGGGCACCTTCTTTGTTTTGGGGCAACAAGTTCATCAATATCCAGAATTACTTACAAGGACTCTGGAGGAGGGACATGCGGTCGGTAATCACACGTATAATCATAGCTATGATGAACTATATAAGGAATTCTTTCCATTTTGGAATCAAATCAAACAAACAGAGGATGAAATTAATCTCATCACGGGATTCCGGCCGTCCTTAGTCAGGGCACCTGGAGGAACAGCAGGACATTTCGATGATACTTATTTCTCTTTGTTGAAGCAAGGTGGATATCAGGTGATAGATTGGAATGTCGATAGTGGTGACTCGAAGCGAAGAAGTGTTCCGGCCCAAGAAATTATTAAAAATGCGACATTAGAAATCCAAACTGACGAGGTTATTGTCTTAATGCATGATGGTGGTGGACACGAGGAGACCATAAAAGCACTTCCTACGATTATTAAGTTCTACCAGGATAAAGGATATAAATTTGATGTTCTATCATCAGAGCAAGAACCTGTTCAATTTAAAGTGTCGAAGAGCGCACAAACTCTCAACCGTCATCAACCAAGTCAATCATGGATTGCTACTCATGTTATTCCCAATGCGGCTCTATTTGCTGAAGGTAAACGCCTGGTGCTGGAGGTAGGTAGAATGGAGACATCCCTTGAACATGGAGAATATATGATTACTGAAGATAAGATTATGGTACCACTTCGGATAACGATGGATAAATTAGGAGTTCAAGTGAAGTGGGATGCAAAGAATAAGCAAGTGATGATTCAAAAAGGGTTAGAAACACTTCAAATTCATGTAAGTACAGGTGAATGGACTGTATTGAATCGTAAGACGAATGGATTGATTGTGAGCAGGAATGTTCCAATGCAATTGCGAGGAGATACTTTGTGGGTGCCATTACGTGAATTACTTCAGGAAACAGGACATAAAGATATCTCTATTAGTATGAACGAAGAGGAATGGCGTGTATCTACTAGGGAGGCTACAAAGATATATCTTAATCAAAATCTATGA